A DNA window from Camelina sativa cultivar DH55 chromosome 17, Cs, whole genome shotgun sequence contains the following coding sequences:
- the LOC104754631 gene encoding high mobility group B protein 15-like isoform X1, translating to MVSKGMASSSCLKQGSVPMNNVCVTPEATYEAVVADPRLFMSSLERLHSLLGTKFMVPIIGGRDLDLHKLFVEVTSRGGINKILNERRWKEVTATFVFPPTATNASYVLRKYYFSLLNNYEQIYYFRTNGQVPPDSMQTPSARPGLMQGAIIPAHELPGLNFTPQPKINPGEFFGGPVSGSNVVGVIDGKFENGYLVTVTMGSEQLKGVLYQLIPQNTSAHQTPQQSHGVLPNTWNSSANPQGVTGGVAKRRRRRKKSEIKRRDPAHPKPNRSGYNFFFAEQHARLKPLHPGKDRDISRMIGELWNKLHEDEKSIYQGKAMEDKERYRSEMEVYNEKQKTEQPISNAIPLQQRPPEQQNVDLAEADHPIDEAEEDDEEGDSSGFSGESEPHDYDQSGDTDPELEESSMNPSVLNPNPNPSEMVVAPNEKSGDVVMETSQIKKADEPTLPVTAEQN from the exons ATGGTTAGCAAAG GAATGGCATCAAGCTCTTGTCTTAAGCAAGGGTCAGTGCCAATGAACAATGTTTGTGTTACCCCTGAAGCAACGTATGAGGCTGTGGTTGCTGACCCTAGGCTTTTCATGTCTTCCTTGGAAAGGCTGCACTCTCTCTTGGGTACTAAATTCAT GGTTCCGATCATAGGagggagagatttggacttgcaCAAGCTTTTCGTTGAGGTAACCTCTCGTGGTGGAATCAATAAG ATACTTAATGAAAGGAGATGGAAAGAAGTAACTGCTACGTTTGTCTTTCCTCCAACAGCAACAAATGCATCCTATGTGCTGCGCAAATACTACTTCTCGCTGCTTAACAATTATGAGCAAATCTATTACTTCAGAACTAATGGCCAGGTTCCTCCAG ACTCTATGCAGACCCCATCTGCTAGACCAGGACTTATGCAGGGAGCCATTATACCTGCACATGAACTCCCAGGTCTAAACTTTACCCCACAGCCGAAGATCAATCCTGGAGAATTCTTCGGAG GACCTGTTTCTGGATCAAATGTGGTTGGAGTGATCGatggaaaatttgaaaatggTTACCTTGTAACTGTAACAATGGGATCAGAGCAGCTTAAAGGAGTTCTGTATCAGCTAATTCCTCAGAACACAAGTGCTCATCAAACTCCGCAACAGAGTCATGGTGTACTCCCCAACACTTGGAACAGTTCTGCCAATCCTCAGGGTGTTACCGGAGGAGTAGCAAAACGCCgtaggagaagaaagaaatcagAGATTAAAAGACGTGATCCTGCTCATCCAAAACCCAACAGAAGTGGTTATAACTTCTTTTTCGCGGAGCAGCACGCGAGGCTGAAACCGCTTCATCCCGGTAAGGATAGGGATATCAGCAGGATGATTGGTGAACTATGGAACAAGCTGCATGAAGATGAGAAATCG ATTTACCAAGGGAAGGCAATGGAGGACAAAGAGAGATATCGAAGTGAAATGGAAGTTTACAATGAGAAGCAAAAGACTGAACAGCCCATAAGCAACGCTATTCCGCTGCAACAGAGACCTCCAGAGCAACAAAACGTAGACTTGGCTGAAGCTGATCATCCAATAGACGAAgccgaagaagatgatgaagaaggtgaCTCAAGCGGTTTCTCAGGTGAAAGCGAGCCACATGACTATGATCAGAGCGGCGATACTGATCCTGAATTGGAAGAGTCATCAATGAACCCCTCAGTTCTAAACCCAAACCCTAATCCTTCCGAGATGGTGGTTGCACCTAACGAGAAAAGTGGCGATGTTGTGATGGAAACATCTCAAATCAAGAAAGCCGATGAGCCTACCTTGCCGGTGACGGCTGAGCAGAACTGA
- the LOC104754631 gene encoding high mobility group B protein 15-like isoform X2 yields the protein MASSSCLKQGSVPMNNVCVTPEATYEAVVADPRLFMSSLERLHSLLGTKFMVPIIGGRDLDLHKLFVEVTSRGGINKILNERRWKEVTATFVFPPTATNASYVLRKYYFSLLNNYEQIYYFRTNGQVPPDSMQTPSARPGLMQGAIIPAHELPGLNFTPQPKINPGEFFGGPVSGSNVVGVIDGKFENGYLVTVTMGSEQLKGVLYQLIPQNTSAHQTPQQSHGVLPNTWNSSANPQGVTGGVAKRRRRRKKSEIKRRDPAHPKPNRSGYNFFFAEQHARLKPLHPGKDRDISRMIGELWNKLHEDEKSIYQGKAMEDKERYRSEMEVYNEKQKTEQPISNAIPLQQRPPEQQNVDLAEADHPIDEAEEDDEEGDSSGFSGESEPHDYDQSGDTDPELEESSMNPSVLNPNPNPSEMVVAPNEKSGDVVMETSQIKKADEPTLPVTAEQN from the exons ATGGCATCAAGCTCTTGTCTTAAGCAAGGGTCAGTGCCAATGAACAATGTTTGTGTTACCCCTGAAGCAACGTATGAGGCTGTGGTTGCTGACCCTAGGCTTTTCATGTCTTCCTTGGAAAGGCTGCACTCTCTCTTGGGTACTAAATTCAT GGTTCCGATCATAGGagggagagatttggacttgcaCAAGCTTTTCGTTGAGGTAACCTCTCGTGGTGGAATCAATAAG ATACTTAATGAAAGGAGATGGAAAGAAGTAACTGCTACGTTTGTCTTTCCTCCAACAGCAACAAATGCATCCTATGTGCTGCGCAAATACTACTTCTCGCTGCTTAACAATTATGAGCAAATCTATTACTTCAGAACTAATGGCCAGGTTCCTCCAG ACTCTATGCAGACCCCATCTGCTAGACCAGGACTTATGCAGGGAGCCATTATACCTGCACATGAACTCCCAGGTCTAAACTTTACCCCACAGCCGAAGATCAATCCTGGAGAATTCTTCGGAG GACCTGTTTCTGGATCAAATGTGGTTGGAGTGATCGatggaaaatttgaaaatggTTACCTTGTAACTGTAACAATGGGATCAGAGCAGCTTAAAGGAGTTCTGTATCAGCTAATTCCTCAGAACACAAGTGCTCATCAAACTCCGCAACAGAGTCATGGTGTACTCCCCAACACTTGGAACAGTTCTGCCAATCCTCAGGGTGTTACCGGAGGAGTAGCAAAACGCCgtaggagaagaaagaaatcagAGATTAAAAGACGTGATCCTGCTCATCCAAAACCCAACAGAAGTGGTTATAACTTCTTTTTCGCGGAGCAGCACGCGAGGCTGAAACCGCTTCATCCCGGTAAGGATAGGGATATCAGCAGGATGATTGGTGAACTATGGAACAAGCTGCATGAAGATGAGAAATCG ATTTACCAAGGGAAGGCAATGGAGGACAAAGAGAGATATCGAAGTGAAATGGAAGTTTACAATGAGAAGCAAAAGACTGAACAGCCCATAAGCAACGCTATTCCGCTGCAACAGAGACCTCCAGAGCAACAAAACGTAGACTTGGCTGAAGCTGATCATCCAATAGACGAAgccgaagaagatgatgaagaaggtgaCTCAAGCGGTTTCTCAGGTGAAAGCGAGCCACATGACTATGATCAGAGCGGCGATACTGATCCTGAATTGGAAGAGTCATCAATGAACCCCTCAGTTCTAAACCCAAACCCTAATCCTTCCGAGATGGTGGTTGCACCTAACGAGAAAAGTGGCGATGTTGTGATGGAAACATCTCAAATCAAGAAAGCCGATGAGCCTACCTTGCCGGTGACGGCTGAGCAGAACTGA
- the LOC104754632 gene encoding myosin-binding protein 2-like — MTVQGLKGKRFVTRRSRNSLKNHRRGRVSCASLTSISSPEAFDDPTVKSHLTTNPYDVFLRAKDERCSNDDRKGFISHWPKLEKTVSFNEQVNSNTSSEQSFFRNTEENSVRVLEELLKQERAARAAVCVELDKERSAAASAADEAMAMIHRLQDEKAAVEMEARQFQRMVEEKSTFDAEEMVILKDILIRREREKHFLEKEVEAYRHLLVETEDAVECSLTRDMNLTTAKTVKPEHKQHQDSQERRALLVQELDGTVLDMPYREEAENRDKNRDLYKSDSEVAYSRVRDVYMVKDETENISNKKKNLDDSSVSKPKESLGENSSIIVSGIARKLPPLCRPRKKSLSSSGSRRKSMSAVDYERLKIENEVELLRERLKAVQEERAELTRRASLPSLSSKVRVTSEKRGCRRSSIDLHSS, encoded by the exons ATGACCGTTCAAGGTTTGAAAGGTAAGCGTTTTGTAACACGAAGATCAAGAAACAGTCTTAAAAACCATAGGAGAGGTCGTGTGAGTTGTGCAAGTCTTACATCGATTTCTTCACCAGAAGCTTTTGATGATCCCACCGTAAAATCCCATTTGACGACGAATCCTTATGATGTCTTTCTCAGAGCTAAAGATGAGAGATGTTCCAATGATGACCGCAAAGGTTTTATCTCTCACTGGCCAAAATTGGAAAAAACTGTATCATTTAATGAACAGGTAAACTCCAATACATCATCAGAACAATCTTTTTTCAGAAACACAGAGGAAAACTCTGTTAGGGTTTTGGAAGAATTATTGAAACAAGAGCGAGCAGCTCGAGCAGCGGTTTGTGTTGAGCTCGACAAAGAGAGAAGCGCTGCAGCATCAGCGGCGGATGAAGCAATGGCGATGATACATAGGCTGCAAGACGAGAAGGCAGCTGTAGAAATGGAAGCGAGGCAGTTCCAAAGAATGGTCGAAGAGAAATCTACTTTTGATGCTGAAGAGATGGTCATACTCAAAGACATTTTGATACGACGTGAGAGGGAGAAACATTTCTTGGAGAAAGAAGTTGAAGCTTATAGACATCTACTCGTGGAGACAGAAGACGCAGTAGAATGTTCTTTAACAAGAGATATGAATCTTACTACTGCAAAGACGGTGAAACCGGAACATAAACAACATCAAGACTCTCAAGAGAGAAGAGCTTTGCTCGTTCAAGAACTCGATGGAACGGTTCTTGATATGCCTTATAGAGAAGAAGCTGAAAACAGAGATAAAAACAGAGATCTGTATAAATCAGATTCAGAAGTCGCCTACTCACGTGTGCGTGATGTTTATATGGTGAAGGACGAAACAGAGAACATTagtaataagaagaagaatcttgacGACTCCTCTGTTAGCAAACCTAAAGAATCATTGGGGGAAAACAGTAGTATCATTGTCTCGGGTATTGCTAGAAAGCTTCCTCCATTATGTCGTCCACGCAAGAAATCGCTGAGCTCTTCGGGTTCAAGGAGAAAATCAATGTCTGCGGTTGATTATGAGAGGTTAAAGATTGAGAATGAAGTGGAACTGTTGAGAGAAAGATTAAAGGCTGTTCAAGAGGAAAGAGCGGAGCTTACGAGACGAGCATCTTTGCCTTCTTTATCATCAAAG GTAAGGGTTACGTCAGAGAAGCGAGGTTGTAGAAGATCTTCGATTGATCTTCACTCTTCTTGA
- the LOC104754633 gene encoding uncharacterized protein LOC104754633 — translation MALFRFIHSRKLQPLFFSKSVVANVDQFELPCLGSRRAFFSTQKLIGDEPVLVRDFIHTALYDPKHGYFSQLSKSVGVLERSIKFNQLEGRKAYMKLLEKVYKQSDISWFTPVELFKPWYAHGIAEAILRTTNLSVPLKIYEIGGGSGTCAKGVLDYIMLNAPERIYNNMSYISVEISPSLAKIQKETVAQVGSHLSKFRVECRDASDLSGWKNVEQQPCWVIMLEVLDNLPHDLVYSKSQISPWMEVLVENKPESEALSELYKPLEDPLIKRCIEIVEHEDEPVSKRKEVWSKLFPKPRRSWLPTGCLKLLEVLHTKLPKMSLIASDFSFLPDVKVPGERAPLVSTKKDGFSSDYSSYLDAKGDADIFFPTDFWLLERMDHYCSGWRKTEKDGTPSKKGRKRRTLTLDTSAFMEEFGLPSKTRTKDGYNPLLDDFKNTKFYLSVPTHNTK, via the exons ATGGCTCTCTTTCGATTTATCCATTCTCGGAAGCTTCAACCACTGTTTTTCAGTAAAAGTGTTGTTGCAAATGTCGATCAATTCGAGCTGCCATGCCTTGGGTCGCGTCGAGCTTTCTTCTCTACTCAGAAGCTCATAGGCGATGAACCAGTACTC GTTCGAGATTTCATACACACAGCATTATATGATCCAAAGCACGGCTACTTCTCTCAACTATCAAAATCTGTTGGGGTTTTGGAGAGAAGCATTAAGTTCAACCAGCTTGAAG GAAGGAAAGCGTATATGAAACTCTTGGAAAAAGTATACAAGCAGAGTGACATTTCTTGGTTTACTCCCGTGGAGCTTTTCAAG CCTTGGTATGCTCATGGCATTGCAGAAGCTATACTGCGTACTACAAATCTCTCAGTTCCATTAAAg ATCTATGAAATTGGTGGTGGATCCGGCACGTGTGCTAAGGGTGTATTGGACTATATAATGTTGAATGCTCCAGAGAGAATCTACAATAACATGAGCTACAT TTCTGTAGAAATCAGTCCTTCACTGGCTAAGATTCAAAAGGAAACTGTTGCACAAGTTGGAAGTCATCTATCAAAGTTCCGAGTTGAGTGCCGTGATGCATCTGATCTATCTGGATGGA AGAATGTGGAGCAACAACCGTGCTGGGTGATAATGCTTGAG GTGCTAGATAATCTCCCACATGATCTTGTCTATTCCAAAAGTCAAATTTCCCCATGGATGGAAGTCTTGGTTGAAAATAAACCAGAGAG CGAAGCACTCTCTGAGCTATACAAGCCTTTAGAAGATCCACTGATCAAGCGCTGCATTGAAATTGTTGAACATGAAGATGAACCGGTTTCAAAACGAAAGGAAGTCTGGTCTAAACTATTCCCCAAACCTAGACGTAGTTGGCTTCCGACAGGTTGTTTG AAACTGCTAGAGGTTTTACATACAAAGCTGCCAAAGATGTCCCTAATTGCTTCGGACTTTAGCTTCTTGCCCGATGTGAAAGTTCCTGGTGAAAGAGCCCCATTAGTTTCAACAAAG AAAGATGGGTTTAGCTCAGATTACAGTAGTTATCTAGACGCAAAG GGTGATGCTGATATATTTTTTCCAACCGATTTCTGGCTTTTGGAACGAATGGACCATTATTGTTCTGGTTGGAGGAAGACGGAAAAGGACGGGACACCATCGAAAAAAGGAAGGAAAAGGAGAACTCTCACG CTCGATACATCAGCATTCATGGAGGAGTTCGGTTTACCTTCAAAGACGAGAACAAAGGACGGATATAACCCCTTACTTGATGACTTCAAGAACACTAAGTTCTATCTTAGTGTCCCAACACACAACACTAAGTAG